A portion of the Macaca thibetana thibetana isolate TM-01 chromosome 9, ASM2454274v1, whole genome shotgun sequence genome contains these proteins:
- the LOC126962727 gene encoding 60S ribosomal protein L12-like — protein MPPKFDPNEIKVVYLRCTGGEVGATAALAPKIGPLGLSPKKVGDDIAKATGDWKGLRITVKLTIQNRQAQIEVVPSASALIIKALKEPPRDRKKQKNIKHSGNITFDEIVNIARQMRHRSLARELSGTIKEILGTAQSVGYNVDGRHPHDIIVDINSGAVECPAS, from the coding sequence ATGCCGCCGAAGTTCGACCCCAACGAGATCAAAGTCGTATACCTGAGGTGCACCGGAGGTGAAGTCGGTGCCACTGCTGCGCTGGCCCCCAAGATCGGCCCTCTGGGTCTGTCTCCGAAAAAGGTTGGTGATGACATTGCCAAGGCAACGGGTGACTGGAAGGGCCTGAGGATTACAGTGAAACTGACCATTCAGAACAGACAGGCCCAGATTGAGGTAgtgccttctgcctctgccctgaTCATCAAAGCCCTCAAGGAACcaccaagagacagaaagaaacagaaaaacattaaacacagtGGGAATATCACTTTTGATGAGATCGTCAACATTGCTCGACAGATGCGGCACCGATCCTTAGCCAGAGAACTCTCTGGAACCATTAAAGAGATCCTGGGGACTGCCCAGTCTGTGGGCTATAATGTTGATGGCCGCCACCCTCATGACATCATAGTTGACATTAACAGTGGTGCTGTGGAATGCCCAGCCAGTTAA